A window from Zingiber officinale cultivar Zhangliang chromosome 7A, Zo_v1.1, whole genome shotgun sequence encodes these proteins:
- the LOC121999391 gene encoding zinc finger MYM-type protein 1-like, giving the protein MERFFKRTRSSGSSSSNEPNVIEQVENQSRVELNLDDIVSDPGLRKPIEEFDITIRDQARREYALRGPCQPNGHVYPKTTFGNQERSFQGTWYKKYTWLEYSISKDAAFCFWCYLFKPLNKENVDNAFIKDGYNNWKRALERFNRHMGTVNSCHNEARIQFEAFQDQRHSVGNILRVHSRDMEIDYRTRLTAILDVTRFLLKQGLPFRGHDESTSSSNRGNFLDANNQLTSPKIQKDLTRACASEITLAIINDIGDKFFSLMVDEARDSSVKEHMGVVLRYVNKKGCVIERFLAVVHVPDTSSHSLKMAIDALFVQHGLSLSRLRGQGYDGASNMRGEFNGLKSLILQENPFAMYVHCFSHQLQLVLVAVAHDNFTVSEFFGYITMIVNISGASCKRRDQLRKIQHDKIIAELESGEITSGKGKNQETSLARPGDTRWGSHYLTLLRLCSMWSSVIEVLGNVYDDASYSANKGVAAGLIEKMESYQFVFVLHLMKYILGITNELSLSLQQGDQNIVQAMSLVRSVKCRLQDFREDGWQIILEQVNTFCELNMIPILDMEDNMLTRGHGRRRGQLITNFHHYRVEIFCQVVDLIIQEMNNRFSKVSTELLGCISCLHPRNSFSQFDVHKLIHLVEFYPEDFCGTDYLFLEQQLMSYFYNLRDDPYFSSIDDLGILAQKLVETEKHLVFPLVYRMIELALVLPVATASVERVFSAMKTVKTDLRNRMGDEWMNDSLVVYIEKDIFSTIENEQILQHFQQMQSRRIQLPPLVPTRQSSQTSVMENRSSIKWDKGKALEF; this is encoded by the exons ATGGAGAGATTTTTTAAACGAACTCGTAGTTCCGGCTCTAGCTCCTCTAATGAGCCGAATGTTATTGAACAAGTAGAAAATCAATCCCGTGTAGAATTGAATTTGGATGATATTGTTAGTGATCCGGGATTACGAAAACCAATTGAAGAATTTGATATTACTATTCGAGATCAAGCTCGAAGAGAGTATGCGCTCCGAGGGCCTTGTCAACCAAATGGTCATGTGTATCCGAAAACAACTTTTGGTAATCAAGAAAGAAGTTTTCAAGGAACTTGgtataaaaaatatacatggctagagtatagcatatcaaaagatgCTGCATTTTGTTTTTGGTGTTATCTCTTCAAACctttaaataaagaaaatgtagATAATGCCTTTATAAAAGATGGATACAACAATTGGAAAAGGGCATTAGAAAGATTCAATCGTCATATGGGGACTGTGAATAGTTGTCACAATGAAGCTAGAATACAATTTGAGGCTTTTCAAGATCAAAGGCATAGTGTGGGGAATATTTTACGAGTACATAGTCGCGATATGGAAATTGATTATCGGACTCGTTTAACAGCAATATTGGATGTGACACGCTTTCTATTGAAGCAAGGGTTGCCCTTTCGTGGACACGATGAGTCAACTAGTTCTTCAAATAGAGGTAATTTTCTTGA tgcaaacaatcaattgacttccccaaaaattcaaaaggatttaacacgTGCTTGTGCTTCAGAGATTACACTTGCTATAATCAATGATATTGGAGATAAATTCTTTTCTTTGATGGTTGATGAGGCTAGGGACAGTTCAGTGAAGGAGCATATGGGAGTTGTTTTGAGGTATGTGAATAAAAAAGGATGTGTGATTGAACGATTTCTTGCAGTTGTGCATGTGCCTGACACCAGTTCTCATTCTTTGAAAATGGCTATTGATGCTTTATTTGTGCAACATGGTTTATCATTATCTAGATTGAGAGGCCAAGGATATGATGGAGCTTCAAATATGCGTGGTGAGTTCAATGGATTGAAATCTCTGATACTACAAGAAAATCCATTTGCAATGTATGTTCACTGTTTCTCTCACCAGCTCCAATTAGTTCTTGTTGCTGTTGCCCATGATAATTTTACTGTGAGTGAATTTTTTGGGTATATCACTATGATTGTGAATATATCTGGAGcatcttgtaagaggagagatcaaCTTAGAAAGATTCAACATGATAAAATAATTGCTGAATTGGAAAGTGGAGAAATTACTAgtggaaaaggaaaaaatcaagaaACTAGTTTAGCAAGACCTGGAGATACTCGTTGGGGATCACACTACTTAACATTACTTCGTTTATGCTCTATGTGGTCCTCAGTGATAGAAGTGTTAGGAAATGTATATGATGACGCCTCTTATTCTGCAAATAAAGGTGTTGCCGCAGGTTTAATTGAGAAGATGGAGAGTTATCAATTTGTTTTTGTGTTACATTTGATGAAGTATATATTGGGAATTACAAATGAGTTATCACTTTCCTTACAACAAGGGGATCAAAATATTGTTCAAGCCATGTCCTTGGTTAGAAGTGTGAAATGTCGACTACAAGACTTCAGGGAAGATGGATGGCAGATAATTTTGGAACAAGTTAACACATTTTGTGAATTGAATATGATTCCAATACTTGATATGGAGGACAACATGCTAACTCGTGGTCATGGTAGGCGTAGAGGGCAGCTCATCACCAATTTTCATCATTATCGTGTGGAGATTTTTTGtcag GTTGTTGATTTAATTATACAAGAGATGAATAATCGTTTTTCAAAAGTTAGTACGGAATTGCTTGGTTGCATATCATGTCTTCATCCAAGAAATTCTTTCTCTCAATTTGATGTTCACAAACTCATCCATCTTGTTGAATTTTATCCCGAGGACTTCTGTGGTActgattatttatttttggaacaaCAACTTATGAGTTACTTTTATAATCTGCGGGATGATCCTTACTTTTCTTCAATTGATGACTTGGGAATTCTTGCTCAGAAATTGGTTGAGACTGAAAAACATTTGGTGTTCCCATTGGTTTATCGTATGATAGAGTTGGCATTAGTTTTACCAGTTGCAACTGCTTCGGTTGAACGAGTATTTTCTGCAATGAAGACTGTGAAGACTGATTTACGCAATAGAATGggagatgaatggatgaatgaCAGTCTAGTTGTATACATTGAAAAGGATATTTTTTCTACAATTGAAAATGAGCAAATATTACAACATTTTCAACAAATGCAGTCTCGTAGAATCCAATTGCCTCCTCTTGTACCGACTCGTCAGTCGTCGCAGACTTCT GTTATGGAGAATCGGTCTAGTATTAAGTGGGACAAGGGAAAGGCTCTCGAGTTCTAG